A window of the Podarcis raffonei isolate rPodRaf1 chromosome 4, rPodRaf1.pri, whole genome shotgun sequence genome harbors these coding sequences:
- the LOC128412017 gene encoding zinc finger protein 501-like isoform X21 encodes MEENCGIVASLDCDELERKNKGDHSTICRVEKARKNLECGKSCSQSSHSSSHQPNLIGKKPYQCIECGKSFSQSFSLTSHQRIHTGEKPYHCVECGKSFRSSSNLTSHQRIHTGEKPYQCMECGKSFSHRHSLTKHQRIHTGEKPYQCVECGKSFSTSSDLTRHQRIDTGEKPYQCMECGKSFSMSSSLTSHQRIHTGEKPYQCLECGKSFSHSHSLTSHQRIHTGEKPYQCVECGKSFSHSHNLTSHTRIHTGEKPYQCVECGKSFSHSHSLTSHQRIHTGEKPYQCVECGKSFSTNSELTSHQRIHTGEKPYQCIECGKSFSMSSNLTSHQRIHTGEKPYQCVECGKSFNHKSSLTYHQRIHTGENHGIVEFSSLK; translated from the exons atggaggagaattgcgggatcgtggcctctcttg attgtgatgaattggaaaggaagaacaaaggtgaccacaGCACAATCTGCAGAGTGGAGAAGGCacgtaaaaatttggagtgtggaaagagctgcagtcagagctcccattccagttcccatcaaccaaatctcattggaaagaaaccctatcagtgcattgaatgtggaaagagcttcagtcagagcttcTCTctaacttcccatcaaagaattcatacaggggagaaaccttatcattgtgtggaatgtggaaagagcttcaggagcagctccaatctcacttcccatcaaagaattcatacaggggagaaaccctatcagtgtatggaatgtggaaagagcttcagtcacaggcaCAGTCTCActaaacatcaaagaattcatacaggggagaaaccctatcagtgtgtggaatgtggaaagagcttcagtacgagctccgatctcactaggCATCAGAGAATtgatacaggggagaaaccctatcagtgtatggaatgtggaaagagcttcagtatgagcTCCTCTCTAacatcccatcaaagaattcatacaggggaaaaaccctatcagtgcctggaatgtggaaagagcttcagtcacagccacagtctcacttcccatcaaagaattcatacaggggagaaaccctatcagtgcgtggaatgtggaaagagcttcagtcacagccacaatctcacttcccacacaagaattcatacaggggagaaaccctatcagtgtgtggaatgtggaaagagcttcagtcacagccacagtctcacttcccatcaaagaattcatacaggggagaaaccctatcagtgtgtggaatgtggaaagagcttcagtacgaactctgagctcacttcccatcaaagaattcatacaggggagaaaccctatcagtgcattgaatgtggaaagagcttcagtatgagctccaatctcacttcccatcaaagaattcatacaggggagaaaccctatcagtgtgtggaatgtggaaagagcttcaatcataAGTCCagtctcacttaccatcaaagaattcatacaggggagaatcaCGGAATTGTAGAATTTTCGAGCTTGAAGTGA